TCCGGTTGGGCAGCCCTGAAGGCGCATAAAAACCGGGATCCTGCCATGGATAAGGATAGCCCCATGAACTGCCGGGCCACTGTCCTTCCGCCGGATTTTCCAGAAGCCAGTCCAGGAGGGCCTGTGCTTCTTTCAGGCACTCCTCATCACCGGTAACATGATACATGTTAAGCCATGCCCTGGCGAAAAGAGCAACACCCTTGGGATTCTTGTGTTTTCGAACACCCAGGAGGGGACGAAGGTTGATCGGGAACCTCATTACCGCCTGGATCGCGATAATCTTGGGCCACTTCAAGCCCAGTGAAAGTGCCGAGAGAAACGGACTGTTAAGCGCATCGTGTTTTTCCCAACCGGTGTAGTCTCGCTCATGTGCCCATTGGAGACTGCGTTGACAGATGCTGGCCAGCTGCTCCATATCTTTCATCTCAGGCCCCATAGCAGTTCTCCGGCGCCTTGCCGTTTACGAAAAGGTCCTCCCAGACTTTCACACCGAGGATCAACCAGATCAGGAAGTAGTGCCAACGCATCCAGCGATGGGGCGGATGGTCGAGGACTTCCTTGATGAAACCGTACTGGAAGATCCCCTGGTCATCGATAAACTCTTTGGTCAGCTCCATTCTGGCCAGCCCCTGGAGGTCCTTCTGAAACTGGTGGAAAGAGTCGAAGGTGAACCCCCACTTGGGTTTTTCCAGGGTCTTCGCGGGGAGGATCCCCCCCATGGCGGATTTGAGGACCGTCTTGAGCTCCCCCCCGGCGAACTTCACCTCTGCCGGGATGGAGAAGGCGAATTCCACGAGTATCCTGTCAAGGAACGGCACCCTTACCTCCAGAGAGTTTGCCATGGAGGTCTTGTCCTCGTTGAGGAGGAAGTCGTCCACCAACTTGAAACGAAATTCCGTTCGCAGAATATCCTCACGGATATCCTGCGAACTATTTTTAAAAAAGGGCTCAAAAAATGCCTCAATACCAGACTGAATTTTTTTCTGGGTTTCAGGCGTGTAGATGGACGTAAAGAGCCTCCGGTCGTGCTCCCACATGTTGCGGAGGATGGGGTACCATCGCTCGGGAACTCCCAGGGAGAAGGCACCATCCATCCCCCTTTTTGCAAGATCCCACTTCATGGAGCCGAGGTTTCCCGTGAGGGCTGTCAGGAGGTTGCGAATGGGCCAGAGGAGGGCGCGGTTAAGACCCCTTCCGACGAGGCGCTCCGGGAAAACCATAGGACGGGCGTAATCGAAGATCCGGTAGCCCCCGAAAAGTTCATCTCCTCCAAGGCCTGACAGCGCGACCTTGACGTGCTGCGATGCGTACCGGGAAAGGAGATAGAGCTGGATGGCGTTCTCCTTGGGTTCTTCCACGTGCCAGGTCACAAGGGGCATCATGGAAAGGGCGTCGAAACCGATGGTGGTCTCGTGATGGTCCGTTCCGAACTTTTCCGCCACCAGCCGGGAGTCGGCCAGTTCATCGGTGGGTTCATCGAACCCCAGGGAGTAGGTTTTCACCTTCCCATGACCGCTGGCGGCCGCCATGGCAACAAGGGAGCTCGAATCCATCCCCCCCGAGAGGTAAAGCCCCAGGGGAACGTCGCTGACCATCTGCCTGTTGACCGCGCTTGCGAGGAGAGTCCGGGTCTGCTCTGCGCACTCTTCCGGTCTTCTGATAGCTGCATCGGGTTTGGCTGGCGGCTGCCAGTACCGCAACTCCCTGGAGGCGCCTTCCTCCCAGACGAGGCTGGTGGCGGGAGGGAGCATCCGGACTCCCTTGAAGAGGGTGCGCTTACCGGGGATGAACCGGATGTTAGTGAGGAAGTGAAGGGATCCGAGGTCCATTTCAGCGTTAAAGCGTCCGGTTGCCGTGAACGCCTTGACCTCGGAGGCGAAAGCCAGCTCCCTTCCCCTTTGCCACAGGTAAAGAGGCTTGATCCCCACGTGGTCCCTGGCCAGTACCAGTTTTCTCTTCCGCACATCCCATAGGGCGATGGCGAACATCCCGTCAAGATGCTTCGGGAAATCCTCCCCGTACTCTTCGTACATGTGGGGAATGACCTCTGAATCGGTGCGGCTGGCGAACCTGTGCCCCTTCGATTCCAGATCCCTCCGGAGTTCCTGGAAGTTGTAGATCTCCCCGTTCTGTACGGCGGTGATGGACCGGTCCTCGGAATAGACAGGCTGCTTGCCCCCTTCCACGTCGATGATGCTCAGACGCCGGTTGGCCAGGAAAAGGGCCGGGTTCCGGCTTTCGAAGAAACCCTCGTCATCCGGGCCCCGGTGGGTCAGGCTGGCCGCCATTTTCCTGATCGTGGCTCCGTCACCGAAGCCTGCTGTTCCGCAGATACCGCACATAAAAAAACTCCTATAGCTCTCCGTGAGTTTTTTTATCCCAGAGTTTCATGACCGGACCCAGGCTGCCCTTTTCGAGTAACTGATCGAACTCATTCTGGAGCAGAATTAACGTACGTATCTTTCGCTTGATGTACCGCTCGGTCTTAACGATGACGTCATCGAGCTGCTCGAGGTCGATGTCGCCGATGAGCACCATGTCGATGATCCCGCTGTCCTGCCCCCGGGCGTAGTCCCCGCTGAGATAGGCCGCCTCCAGCCTGCCGAGGCGTTCGATGACGGAGCTGACCAGTTCGTCGATACCGGTAATCTTGCGTACCATGGAGGAAAGTTCGGGAAAGAGGGGGTGTTTCGTGTTGGCCCGGTAATAGACGCTGCGGCCGTCACGTTCGGCGATGAGGATGTTGTTTTCGGTCAGGGTGTTTAGCTCCGTCCTCACCGAGTTCGTGGAAACATCGAACTCGGTGGCCAGTTCCCGCAGGTAGGCTTTCATGGCCGGGTTCAGGAACAGCTTTACCAGGAGGTTTATCTTGGTTTTGGATGTAATTATTCCATTTAACATCGTGAAAAACCTTAAATGGGAGGTTTTCCCACCCCGTCTATTGCATGTTGACTGAAATTCAGCTATCGATGGCCTTTTGACGGCTATTATGAGTTACACTTCCATATATTGAGTAGAATACTTACTCAAGATAGGGTAAAAGTGGTTGAGCTGTCAAGAAGAGAAAAACGTTTTTGAGTCGGAACAGTCCGTTAAACCTGGAGGGATCGTTTCATTCCCTTTAAGGTTTAAGTGAGTTTATGGTTTAATAATCCGTGCCGTGAAATTTATAATGAAGGTGAATTGAAAGTTTGGATGTTGTTCTGCAGATTGGCACCAGTCCATTGTTAAGAATGTCCAAAAGGAAGCGGAGGTTCAATGATAGCGGTGATATTGGCGGGAGGGTTCGGCACCAGGCTCAGTGAGGAAACCCAGTTGAAGCCAAAGCCGATGGTCGAGATCGGGCAGAAACCGATCCTGTGGCATATCATGAAGGTCTATTCGACTCATGGTATCAATGAGTTTGTCATCTGTCTGGGGTACAAGGGGTACATGATCAAGGAGTACTTCTCGAATTATTTTCTCCATGTGTCAGATGTGACAATAGATATTGAAAACAATGAGATGGAGATCCACAAAGGCAATGTCGAACCTTGGAAGGTAACGCTGGTGGATACCGGGGAACACACACAGACTGGTGGTCGGCTCAAGCGTGTGGCTTCTTACCTGGGTGATGAACCCTTCTGCTTCACTTATGGTGACGGGGTGGCTGATGTCGATATCGGAGAGCTTGTCAGGTTCCATAACGATCACGGCAAGCTGGCAACGGTGACAGCTGTCCAGCCGCCAGGCCGGTTCGGTGCCATGGTCCTGGAGGGTGAAACTGTTAAAAGGTTTATGGAAAAGCCAAGGGGC
This window of the bacterium genome carries:
- the asnB gene encoding asparagine synthase (glutamine-hydrolyzing), which encodes MCGICGTAGFGDGATIRKMAASLTHRGPDDEGFFESRNPALFLANRRLSIIDVEGGKQPVYSEDRSITAVQNGEIYNFQELRRDLESKGHRFASRTDSEVIPHMYEEYGEDFPKHLDGMFAIALWDVRKRKLVLARDHVGIKPLYLWQRGRELAFASEVKAFTATGRFNAEMDLGSLHFLTNIRFIPGKRTLFKGVRMLPPATSLVWEEGASRELRYWQPPAKPDAAIRRPEECAEQTRTLLASAVNRQMVSDVPLGLYLSGGMDSSSLVAMAAASGHGKVKTYSLGFDEPTDELADSRLVAEKFGTDHHETTIGFDALSMMPLVTWHVEEPKENAIQLYLLSRYASQHVKVALSGLGGDELFGGYRIFDYARPMVFPERLVGRGLNRALLWPIRNLLTALTGNLGSMKWDLAKRGMDGAFSLGVPERWYPILRNMWEHDRRLFTSIYTPETQKKIQSGIEAFFEPFFKNSSQDIREDILRTEFRFKLVDDFLLNEDKTSMANSLEVRVPFLDRILVEFAFSIPAEVKFAGGELKTVLKSAMGGILPAKTLEKPKWGFTFDSFHQFQKDLQGLARMELTKEFIDDQGIFQYGFIKEVLDHPPHRWMRWHYFLIWLILGVKVWEDLFVNGKAPENCYGA
- a CDS encoding winged helix-turn-helix domain-containing protein is translated as MLNGIITSKTKINLLVKLFLNPAMKAYLRELATEFDVSTNSVRTELNTLTENNILIAERDGRSVYYRANTKHPLFPELSSMVRKITGIDELVSSVIERLGRLEAAYLSGDYARGQDSGIIDMVLIGDIDLEQLDDVIVKTERYIKRKIRTLILLQNEFDQLLEKGSLGPVMKLWDKKTHGEL
- the rfbF gene encoding glucose-1-phosphate cytidylyltransferase produces the protein MIAVILAGGFGTRLSEETQLKPKPMVEIGQKPILWHIMKVYSTHGINEFVICLGYKGYMIKEYFSNYFLHVSDVTIDIENNEMEIHKGNVEPWKVTLVDTGEHTQTGGRLKRVASYLGDEPFCFTYGDGVADVDIGELVRFHNDHGKLATVTAVQPPGRFGAMVLEGETVKRFMEKPRGDGAWINGGFFVLSPGVIDYIEGDMTTWEKEPMEKLAVDGQMEAFLHGGFWQPMDTLRDRRKLEDLWASGEAPWQVW